The Antarcticibacterium flavum genome contains the following window.
TTTATATACGCAAAACCGATACCTTTTGGCCCGTGAAATTTATGTGCACTTGCAGCAGTAAAATCTACTGGTATTTTAGAAAAGTCTAAATTAAAATGTCCAATAGATTGAACCATATCAGAATGAAATAAGGAATTCCATTTTTGACACAGCTTTCCAATCTTTTCAATATCTGTAATATTTCCTATTTCGTTATTCACGTGCATCAAACTTACCAACGTCTTGAGTTTAGAAGTTTCCAATAGATAATTTAAATGATCAAGGTTAATGCCTCCTTTCTCATCCAATTGGACATTAACCACCTTAATCGATTTAATTTCACTTAATTTTTTTATTGTGTTTAATACAGCGTGATGTTCAATTTCTGAAGAAATTATACATTTTACACCCAAATCACGAACTGCTGAGTTTAATATAAGATTATCTGCTTCAGTACCACCAGAAGTGAATATAATTTCTGATGCTGAAACATTTAAATTTTCAGCAATTAATTTCCTCGTATTTTCAATTAATTCTTTCGAGGATCTACCAAAGGAATGTATGGAGGATGGGTTGCCATAAAACCTTTTCATTACAGTAGTTATTTGGAAGATAACTTCGTCATCAAGTTTTGTTGTTGCCGCATTATCAAGATACACTTCGCCCATAGATATGAAAAATAAAAGTTTAACTTATTAAGAAAC
Protein-coding sequences here:
- a CDS encoding cysteine desulfurase family protein, which produces MGEVYLDNAATTKLDDEVIFQITTVMKRFYGNPSSIHSFGRSSKELIENTRKLIAENLNVSASEIIFTSGGTEADNLILNSAVRDLGVKCIISSEIEHHAVLNTIKKLSEIKSIKVVNVQLDEKGGINLDHLNYLLETSKLKTLVSLMHVNNEIGNITDIEKIGKLCQKWNSLFHSDMVQSIGHFNLDFSKIPVDFTAASAHKFHGPKGIGFAYIKKDRNLQPLIFGGSQERGKRAGTESLQNIVGMGVALEKAEANLKSDQEYILSLKAYFITILEKNISGIKFNGYSRDLEKSTYTIVNICLPLSEEKALLLLFHLDLKGIACSSGSACQSGNDKNSHVLTAFLSDDELKKPSLRFSFSKYNTKEELDYVVRVLKNYIKEQ